Genomic segment of Candidatus Bathyarchaeia archaeon:
TTAGTCGAGCCGAACAATGCGATCTTCGCGACTTACCATATCCCGACTGCAACCATCCAAGTCCTTAGAAACGCGTTTGTTCAGTCTGTCATCCCTGTCTTCTGGGCGAGCCTGGCAGTATGCTTAGGTGCCCTTGTTGTGGGCCTTTTCGTAACGGGCTCGTTCAAGATGCAAGTAGCCGCTCAGAACGCTCGGGCAATGGCTCCGATTGCGTCACCTGCAGATCCAGATACTCCCCCGAGAGTAAAGGTTCCAAATCAACAAACCTGAGAATAGAGGTCCGAGCTCGAGGAAACAGCAACACGCTCCTAAGACCTAGCTTATCGGGATTCCGGTTACTTAGCTCGGGCTAGTGGGCGGAGTTTTTCTTCTCTGATCCTTTCTGCGCCAGCAATGTCCTGCTTGTCCCACCTTTTCACCCATTCGGCGAGGTCGCCGAGAAGAGCACGCAATTCCATACCTTTCTTGGTAAGGGAATATTCAACTCTTGGCGGAGTTTCGGGGTAGACTTTTCGCTCGATGATCTTTCTCTGGTCAAGCTCGTTCAGTCTCTCAGCTAGGCTGGTGGCGCTTATGCCCTGTATCCTTCTTTTCAGCTCGTTGAATCTTGCCGGCTCCTTGAGGCCGAGTGCATGTATCACTGGAAGGGTCCAGACTTTCGTAAGATCGTTCCAGGCAGAATGTAGAAGCTTGCATTCTTCGGTCTGCTCTTTTGTTATGTCTTGGTTAACCACGCTTGACTTACTCAACTAACTAATACCCACTTAGTTTGCCTGGACTACCAAGTATATAAGCGTGACCGACCCATAGATCGCTCAGACATGATGCGACACAAAGACGGTGTCAGAGGGTTCACCGAGAGAGAATACCGATACCTAATGGAGAGAAGCCTCGCAAGAATCGCGTTCGTCTGCGAGGACTCCCAGCCTCACATCGTCCCCGTGATCTATGAATTCGACGGACGCTACCTCTACCTGAGCGGCTGGAACCTACAATATAGCCCGCGATTCCAGGACCTGGCCGAAGAGAAAATCACACTCCTCGTTGACGACTTGGAGTCAGCCAACCGACTAATCCCACGTGGGATAGA
This window contains:
- a CDS encoding helix-turn-helix domain-containing protein, which translates into the protein MSKSSVVNQDITKEQTEECKLLHSAWNDLTKVWTLPVIHALGLKEPARFNELKRRIQGISATSLAERLNELDQRKIIERKVYPETPPRVEYSLTKKGMELRALLGDLAEWVKRWDKQDIAGAERIREEKLRPLARAK
- a CDS encoding PPOX class F420-dependent oxidoreductase; the protein is MMRHKDGVRGFTEREYRYLMERSLARIAFVCEDSQPHIVPVIYEFDGRYLYLSGWNLQYSPRFQDLAEEKITLLVDDLESANRLIPRGIEVTGLVETKEKDEKLYLRITPVGKTSWGL